Genomic segment of Denticeps clupeoides chromosome 13, fDenClu1.1, whole genome shotgun sequence:
AGCTTCCGCGGGCACATAATCCGCAAAAAGATGAAAGACGGAGAcaaggaggaggacgaggagaagaACGCTCCGGCCGAGGGTGCAGCAgaaggggaggaggagaagaaggaggccACCTCACCTGCTGCTGAGAAGCCCGAGGAGACGGCCGACGCCAAAAGCCCCGTCTCGGACAAGCCAGCCAACCCCTCCGCCACCTCCCCCGTAGCTGCCAACGCGACCACGCCCGTCGCCACGTCACCCGCGGGGGGCGCCGCCGAGCCCACAGGGGAGGAACCCAAAAAGGAGACGGCCCCAGAGGCCAAGGAGCAGCCGAGGGACGCCGACAGCAAGGATGTCCCCGTCCCCGCCCCCTCTGCCCAGGCCACCTCCCCCAGCACCGAGAAAAAGCCGGAGGACAAGGAGGAACCCAAACAAGCCGACGTGCCTGCTGCTAGTGAGACAGCTGATTGTGAggaaacaaaccaaacacaagATAAACCAGGTGGGTTCCTGCAGGTTCCTGCTGGTTCTACCCGCCAGCAGCTTCTCCTGAACCATGATCAGAGAAGCTGCTGGAAGGTAGAACATGGCCAGGCGGAATATTTTGACTGCACTTTCTCCACACCTGGGACACAACGTGAGTACAGGAGCTTGATGGACATCCGTCTCAGACGGTTTTAAGGCGGAACGTTCTGTCCTGGGTTCTTGGTCCTGTCTGGGGCTTTGGTGAAGATGCTGAGATGTTTGGCTTGATGGAAGATTTAACTCTGACCTGTACTCATGATCTGGTCAGTGCTAGGTGCAGAAGGGGAGGGGCGGATTTAGCCCCGCCCTCCTTGCGATCCAGACCTGCACAGAGCGGTCAGCTGAAGATGATCTGGTCCTCAGGGGGGCAATGTAGAGGTCAACAGAGGTCATCTGtatctgaatgtaaatgttgcgtttttttttgttccagatGCTGCAGGGGATTCAAAACCCACCGAGGAGACCCCGTCAGAGGCCAAcaaggaagaggagaagaatgAATAAGTTCCAGATGAGGGGAAAAATGAAgaagagtagaaaaaaaaaatgaatcgcAAGGTTGATCTCCGCCCACTGGTCGTGAAGAcacttcatttttctttctttgtcttcTATTTTTTGTGTGGCAATGATTTTCTTAAAGGTGGAGGAGTTTCCACATGTGGCTTTCGACTCAAGCTAGGACTGAAGTGTGATGGTGCTGCACACGTGTGAGAGAGACCATCTCCACCCCGTTCATTCCCCAACCATATGACCAAAGGACCGGCCACACCCTTCTTCAGCAGTGACCCGCCCCCTCATGTACCGTTCCGTAGTGTAGGTAAAATATGAATTAGTGCAGATTAAAACCAGGAAGATTGCTGCTGCGTTTCTTCTCGCATTTCATGAATAGCTTGAAAAATTGCATGGGAACTCCTCCATTGAG
This window contains:
- the LOC114802225 gene encoding neuromodulin-like, whose product is MLCCIRRTKPVEKNEDADLKIEQDGNKPEDKAHKAATKIQASFRGHIIRKKMKDGDKEEDEEKNAPAEGAAEGEEEKKEATSPAAEKPEETADAKSPVSDKPANPSATSPVAANATTPVATSPAGGAAEPTGEEPKKETAPEAKEQPRDADSKDVPVPAPSAQATSPSTEKKPEDKEEPKQADVPAASETADCEETNQTQDKPDAAGDSKPTEETPSEANKEEEKNE